In Streptomyces sp. P3, one DNA window encodes the following:
- a CDS encoding glutaminase yields the protein MVIMTTTSSLAFQPVLEQIAEEMERTPGRGRPADYIPALAAFDPRRFGMAVAELDGTVYGVGDWRQPFSTQSLTKVFTLALGLAREGDELWEHVGREPSGNPFNSLVQLEYEGGIPRNPFINAGALVVTDRLQTRSGDAAGELLEFLRAESGNPGLDFDEEIAASEAAHGHRNAALTHFMASYGNIDNEVPVLLDQYFRQCSLTASCADLALATGFLARHGVRADGARLLTRSQAKQVNAVMLTCGTYDAAGEFAYRVGLPGKSGVGGGIIAVVPGRCTLCVWSPGLDEHGNSVAGVAALDRFTTLTGLSVF from the coding sequence ATGGTGATCATGACAACGACGTCGTCCCTCGCCTTCCAGCCGGTCCTGGAGCAGATCGCCGAGGAGATGGAGCGCACCCCCGGCCGCGGCCGGCCCGCGGACTACATCCCGGCGCTCGCCGCCTTCGACCCGCGCCGCTTCGGCATGGCCGTCGCGGAGCTGGACGGCACGGTGTACGGCGTGGGGGACTGGCGGCAGCCGTTCTCCACACAGTCCCTCACCAAGGTCTTCACCCTCGCGCTCGGCCTCGCCCGCGAGGGCGACGAACTCTGGGAGCACGTGGGCCGGGAACCCTCGGGCAACCCCTTCAACTCCCTGGTGCAGCTGGAGTACGAGGGGGGCATCCCGCGCAACCCGTTCATCAACGCGGGCGCGCTGGTCGTCACCGACCGCCTGCAGACGCGCAGCGGAGACGCGGCCGGCGAGCTGCTGGAGTTCCTGCGCGCCGAGAGCGGCAACCCCGGCCTCGACTTCGACGAGGAGATCGCCGCCTCCGAGGCCGCGCACGGCCACCGCAACGCCGCTCTCACCCATTTCATGGCGTCGTACGGCAACATCGACAACGAGGTGCCGGTCCTGCTCGACCAGTACTTCCGGCAGTGCTCCCTCACCGCCTCCTGCGCCGACCTCGCCCTGGCGACCGGCTTCCTCGCCCGGCACGGCGTGCGCGCCGACGGCGCCCGGCTGCTCACCCGGAGCCAGGCCAAGCAGGTCAACGCGGTCATGCTGACCTGCGGCACGTACGACGCCGCCGGTGAGTTCGCCTACCGGGTCGGTCTGCCCGGCAAGAGCGGCGTGGGCGGCGGCATCATCGCCGTGGTGCCGGGCCGCTGCACGCTGTGCGTGTGGAGTCCGGGCCTGGACGAGCACGGCAACTCGGTGGCGGGAGTGGCCGCGCTCGACCGGTTCACGACGCTCACGGGACTGTCCGTGTTCTGA
- a CDS encoding D-alanyl-D-alanine carboxypeptidase family protein — protein MTIGFSSRVAVSAGVFCAAGALTLGPVAALAPAAADQGPPGSPGRPRPVPAAAGARAGGAGPHATRAQALRSAVLYRSGVQVRPHDGVPGVPDVSALSWLVSDADTGEVLAASNAHRELPPASTLKTLFALTVLPVLPAGLRHRVTEEELSGIGPGSSLVGVAEGQTYSVADLWRGVFLNSGNDAVHVLAALNGGWSTTTARMQEKARSLGALDTHVRSPDGYDAPGQVSSAYDLAVFGRDGLRNADFARYCGTAEATFPGGDGWSYGIANTNRLLTGHDGVEPYPGLVGIKNGYTSKAGNTLVAAARRDGHTLVVTVMNPQAGGGHAVYEEARKLLDWGFEAAGRVDPVGSLDALRTAPPPLAGPEAAPAQEPTRTPPRASTAVPGSTATPGTTPAPTPPRTQTQTQTQTQTAAATADLSRRPGWPAVAEIAGAAVLGGAAVALVLWIARRRFTRD, from the coding sequence ATGACGATCGGATTCTCCTCTCGGGTCGCTGTCTCGGCCGGTGTGTTCTGTGCGGCAGGCGCCCTGACCCTCGGTCCCGTCGCGGCCCTCGCCCCCGCCGCGGCCGACCAGGGCCCTCCCGGCTCCCCCGGCAGGCCTCGCCCGGTCCCGGCAGCGGCCGGCGCCCGTGCCGGTGGCGCGGGGCCTCACGCGACACGCGCGCAGGCGTTGCGGAGCGCGGTGCTGTACCGCTCGGGCGTCCAGGTGAGGCCGCACGACGGCGTACCCGGCGTGCCGGACGTCTCGGCGCTGTCCTGGCTCGTCTCCGACGCCGACACCGGCGAGGTCCTCGCCGCGTCGAACGCCCACCGCGAGCTGCCCCCGGCGAGCACGCTGAAGACCCTGTTCGCCCTCACGGTGCTGCCGGTGCTGCCCGCCGGCCTGCGGCACCGGGTCACCGAGGAGGAACTCTCGGGCATCGGGCCGGGCAGCAGCCTGGTCGGGGTCGCCGAGGGGCAGACGTACTCGGTCGCCGACCTGTGGCGCGGGGTGTTCCTCAACTCGGGCAACGACGCCGTGCACGTGCTGGCGGCCCTCAACGGCGGCTGGAGCACCACGACCGCCCGCATGCAGGAGAAGGCCCGCTCCCTCGGCGCACTGGACACCCACGTGCGCTCGCCCGACGGGTACGACGCACCCGGCCAGGTGTCCTCCGCGTACGACCTGGCGGTCTTCGGCCGGGACGGGCTGCGCAACGCCGACTTCGCACGCTACTGCGGCACGGCGGAGGCGACGTTCCCGGGCGGCGACGGATGGTCGTACGGCATCGCCAACACCAACCGGCTGCTGACCGGGCACGACGGCGTCGAACCGTACCCCGGGCTCGTCGGGATCAAGAACGGCTACACCAGCAAGGCCGGCAACACCCTGGTGGCCGCCGCCCGCCGGGACGGACACACCCTCGTGGTGACGGTGATGAACCCTCAGGCGGGCGGCGGCCACGCGGTCTACGAGGAGGCTCGGAAACTGCTCGACTGGGGGTTCGAGGCGGCCGGCCGGGTCGACCCGGTGGGCTCGCTCGACGCACTGCGCACCGCGCCCCCTCCCCTCGCGGGACCGGAGGCGGCGCCCGCCCAGGAGCCCACGCGCACTCCCCCGCGGGCGTCCACCGCGGTGCCGGGCTCCACGGCGACGCCCGGCACGACGCCGGCGCCCACCCCGCCCCGGACGCAGACGCAGACGCAGACGCAGACGCAGACGGCGGCCGCCACCGCGGACCTGTCACGGCGTCCCGGCTGGCCGGCCGTCGCGGAAATCGCCGGCGCGGCCGTCCTGGGCGGTGCGGCGGTGGCGCTGGTGCTGTGGATCGCGCGCCGCCGGTTCACCCGCGACTGA
- the aspA gene encoding aspartate ammonia-lyase: MTTAVTRSEHDLLGDRDVPAEAYWGVHTLRATENFPITGTPISAHPHLVDALAAVKEAAALANEELGLLEPEKAAAIVAACREIRAGRLHDQFVVDVVQGGAGTSTNMNANEVIANRALELLGHAKGEYRFLHPNEHVNLGQSTNDVYPTAVKVATVFAVRGLLDAMAVLQNSYARKAVEFRDVLKMGRTQLQDAVPMTLGQEFSAYAVMTDEDRSRLAEAVELIHEINLGATAIGTGLNAPAGYAESARGHLARITGLPLVTAANLVEATQDCGAFVQMSGVLKRIAVKLSKSCNDLRLLSSGPRAGLGEINLPPVQAGSSIMPGKVNPVIPEVVNQVAFEVIGNDVTITMAAEAGQLQLNAFEPIILHSLSESVTHLRAACLTLAERCVDGITANTEALRASVENSIGLVTALNPHIGYTAATEIAKEALVTGRGVAELVLEKGLLPAERLAGLLRPEVLANSGHALA, from the coding sequence ATGACCACCGCCGTCACCCGCAGCGAACACGACCTGCTCGGAGACCGGGACGTTCCCGCCGAGGCGTACTGGGGCGTGCACACCCTGCGCGCCACCGAGAACTTCCCCATCACCGGCACGCCGATCTCGGCCCACCCGCATCTCGTCGACGCCCTCGCCGCCGTCAAGGAGGCCGCCGCCCTCGCGAACGAGGAGCTCGGCCTGCTGGAGCCGGAGAAGGCGGCCGCGATCGTCGCCGCATGCCGCGAGATCCGCGCCGGCCGGCTGCACGACCAGTTCGTCGTGGACGTCGTCCAGGGCGGCGCGGGCACCTCGACCAACATGAACGCCAACGAGGTGATCGCCAACCGGGCGCTGGAGCTGCTGGGCCACGCGAAGGGGGAGTACCGGTTCCTGCACCCCAACGAGCACGTCAACCTCGGCCAGTCCACCAACGACGTGTACCCGACCGCCGTCAAGGTGGCGACGGTGTTCGCGGTGCGCGGACTGCTCGACGCGATGGCCGTGCTGCAGAATTCCTACGCCCGTAAGGCCGTCGAGTTCCGCGACGTGCTCAAGATGGGCCGGACCCAGCTGCAGGACGCGGTGCCGATGACGCTCGGTCAGGAGTTCTCCGCGTACGCCGTCATGACCGACGAGGACCGCAGCCGTCTCGCCGAGGCCGTCGAGCTGATCCACGAGATCAACCTGGGCGCGACCGCGATCGGCACCGGCCTCAACGCGCCCGCCGGCTACGCCGAGTCGGCCCGCGGCCATCTCGCGCGGATCACCGGGCTGCCGCTGGTGACCGCCGCGAACCTGGTCGAGGCAACCCAGGACTGCGGCGCGTTCGTGCAGATGTCCGGCGTCCTGAAGCGGATCGCCGTCAAGCTCTCGAAGAGCTGCAACGACCTGCGGTTGCTGTCGTCCGGGCCGCGCGCCGGCCTCGGGGAGATCAACCTGCCGCCGGTGCAGGCCGGTTCGTCGATCATGCCCGGCAAGGTCAACCCGGTGATCCCCGAGGTCGTCAACCAGGTCGCCTTCGAGGTGATCGGCAACGACGTCACCATCACCATGGCCGCCGAGGCCGGACAGCTCCAGCTCAACGCCTTCGAGCCGATCATCCTGCACTCCCTGTCGGAGTCCGTCACCCACCTGCGCGCCGCCTGCCTCACCCTCGCCGAACGCTGCGTGGACGGCATCACCGCCAACACCGAGGCGCTGCGCGCGAGCGTGGAGAACTCCATCGGCCTGGTGACCGCCCTCAACCCGCACATCGGGTACACGGCGGCCACCGAGATAGCCAAGGAGGCATTGGTGACCGGCCGCGGCGTCGCCGAACTCGTCCTGGAGAAGGGACTGCTGCCCGCCGAACGCCTCGCCGGTCTGCTGCGCCCCGAGGTGCTGGCCAACAGCGGGCACGCCCTGGCGTGA